A region of the Gadus morhua chromosome 1, gadMor3.0, whole genome shotgun sequence genome:
ccaggcttggccgctgagcactggtggattgcggaagtatgcagtgttcctgggggcttgccCCTTACCAGGATATCCCCCAGAAGTTTGGATGTGCTAAGAAGGTCAAAGGTGAGTGTTAATCTCTCATCAATTTGATCAATTTCATAGTTTCTGTCAGAACATGAACGTGTCCATTTTTGATAGTCCTGTGGTGTGACGGCTTTAGTTcgagaaaaaattgaaatatttttttaaaatgaaTCATATTTAGGTTTAAAACAATGAACTTATTCAGTTACTGTAATGCCCAAGGTCAGTCTTGTGTAGCAATGACTCAAAATGGCTGCAAAGGTGAAAGAGTCCTGTGGTGTGACAACCCTGTCCTGTGGTGTGACATAATTAGGTCAGATGTCTAGCTAGATTCTCGTCTGTTATTTTTGAAATATTaaacatgaatataaatatatctatgtctctatatatattaaacacatattatatatattatacatattatacaaatattaaacataaataaaaataaaatatatctgAAGTCATTGTTTGTTGTATGTGGTATGTTAACAGTCACTGATCATTAATCTGTGATTTTTGTCAGTTTTTAAGCATGAGCAAAGAAAGGACAAAGAGGTACCGGGAAAGGTTAGCGCAGGATGAAGCCAAACATGAGGAGATCCttagggagagaagaagaaagtaaATATTTATAATAGGGAATTTAAGTTGGTTAAACATTCTCTAAGACGTACCCTTGTGTAGAAAACATGTAAAAGCTGTCTCTGTTCCATCAACAGATATCAACAAAAGAAAGCTAAAGGAGAAATCCAACCACGAAACATAACCAGCCTCCCAAAACAAAAGAGAGCAAAGCTTCGTGAGGAATGGAAGAATACAAAGACAAGgaacaggaagaagaaggaTCTGGCAGCCATTTTGGACATTACTCCCCCATCACACGAGGAACATGATGAGTCCTTTAGTCCATTTCATCTTTCACCTGCTCATCTTACCCCAATTCCAAGTCCCCCCAAAAAGGTTTTTCAATCCAAGTTGACAGCAAAAATGAAGAGGCTTGAAAGAGAAAACAAGGAGCTAAAAGCAATGCTCGATGGCGTGAAAAAAGCCAATAGTAAGATGAGGGTTCAAAAGCATCGCTGGAATAAAGCTAAGAAAGTATGTCAACCTACCATCAAACCTTCGCCGAAAAGAGCCgcgacacaaaaaaaacagcaagtCACCAACTTTCTTTCCAGGGATGAAAACAGCAGGGTCTTGGCAGGAAAAAGGGATACTGTAGGccggaaaaataacaaaatgcagCGGCAGGTTTTAACCAAAACCTTGAGTGAGCTACACTCCAAATACAACCAAGCATCTAGTGTCACACAGCAAATGTCTTACCGGCAGTTTGCTTGCTACAGGCCGAAGCACATAACAGAGGCCAGGCCAACAGATAGAAATACCTGTGCATGCTACCAGCATGACAACATGCGCCTGCTGATTGACTCTTTTTTTAAAGGCATGATTTCAACCAAAAGTCTGTCTAATCTTCTTTCTTCCGTTACTTGTAACACAGAGGAACAAGAATGTATGCACAGGCAGTGCACCAACTGCTGTTTTGATGAGGTGAGTCTCAACACACAAGTTCCTGTTGAATTCGCTAGGTGGGAGCAGTGGGAGCGGGTGAAGGTGACTGCAGGGGAAAAGGTGTTCACCAACTGGGCTAAGAAAGGGGTTGAGGGAACGCTGGGAGAGCTGGCAGAGACCTTCCAGGATCATCTGGAGTCAATTGCATCCCATCAATTCAATTGGATGCACCAATCAACCAAAATGAGGGAGTTAAAAgaaaaattgaaagaaaatgATTTGGTGTTGCATGTAGATTTCTCTGAAAATTATGGATGCAAACTGAATACCGAAATTCAATCTTTCCACTTTGGTGGAAATAGAAAGCAAGTAACCATTCATACAGTGGTTGCCTACACCAAAACGGCCATTCAGAGTTTCGCAACCATTTCAAAATCACTGAGGCATGATGAGCGTGCTGTATGGGCTCACTTACAGCCAGTCATTGAAGACCTCCAAATGCAGCACAACACACTGTTTGAGTCACTCCACCTTATCAGTGATGGGCTGTGACACAGTATCGCAACAAGACAAATTGTTTCTTGATGAGTACAGTGCCATTTACCTGGGGGTTCCAGTGTCTCACATGGAATTACAGTGAACGGGGCCATGGAAAAGGAGCTCCTGATGGGGTTGGAGCTTGTGTGAAGCGGATGGCAGATCAGGCTGTCCAAAGGGGAGCTGATCTGCAAACTGCAGAGGCCCTCTTTGACTTCTTGTCCAGCAAATAGGAGATCAAAATCCAAATTAAATAGATAGAGGAAAAGGACATAGAAAAATTTGACAGCTGGGAGCACAGCTTGTGCTCCCAGCTGTGAAAGGCATACTAGGTACACACCAGATTTACTGTACAACACCAGGGGAGGTGTTTCATAGGGCAGTAAGTTGCTTCTGCAGCTATCCAAAGGTGTGTGGCTGCTTCAAGGTCACAAAAGTCACAATGACCGCTGACAGTCCAGCTCAAGAGATGACCCCTATCCTGTCCTTAGATGAAGACATTGAAAGTGACCAAGACGTGTTGGAAGTGGGAAAGTTCATCATTGTGAAATATGATGAGAAGCAATATGTGGGCCAAGTGCTGAATATTCAGGGAGAGGAAATACAGGTAAACTGTATGGTTCAACACGGAAAGAAGAATGCCTTTCAGTGGCCTGACAAAGAGTATAGCATTTACTACTCTCAGAGTGACATAATTGGTACAATTTCAGAGCCTGAGCCCTATGGTCGAGTTGCCATATTAACCAAACTGGACTGGCTCATGTTTAACACATAAGTTTGCCATTTCTCCTAAATCATTCAAataattaaaggggacatattatactaccaggtgtgagtgtgattagccattacaagccgttttgaaaatgtgcagcttctgacatcacaggtgggcgtgtccacctagatgtatgacggatagataagCAACGTTGCTAcaatccactgggtaggctgctaGACTGATCCAtctagcacacatctaggtggacacgcccacctgtgatgtcagaagatgcacattttcaaaacggcttgtaatggctaatcacaggcaaacctggtggtataatgtgtcccctttaaataATTTCTACCTCCTATTTTAAATATTGGCTGATTGACAGTTTGTCATTATGGTCTGATCATTTGTTCTGTAAGTGATGCCTCCAGAATGTCCAATTTCTCTTGTTGttacaaaaatataataaatttcACCATAAATGTTCATAGAGTGTCTCATTTCGTCCTGTGGTGTGACGGCACGTCCTGTGGTGTGACATCACTTCAAACACATTAAATAACGTTTACTATGTTAACTAGCTTTAACAATTATGTTCATTTGAAAACATTGCATAATATaactatcaaaagaaaaaagttaTATTACACAATATTTCCACTGGAGCGAGTGATAAAAGATGGCACAAGTAAGGAAGAGACTCCAAAAACAGCtgtgaaaaaatacatatgcaGAATTGTAATGATCATTCCTTAAGAAAACTTCTTAACCTTAAAACATACCTGATTTGTATTTGAAAtcaataatatttaaatattagaATTGTATTGTAATGTCATGTCACACCGCAGGACATAGTTTGTCTGGAACTGTGAGAAAAGCTTAATAAATTACATGAGTGAAAAATCTGCTAACCTCTAGCAGTTTCAAAAACTACAGTATTTGAACATTACAAATTCATACAATTCTCAATAAATTTAGaactttgttttaaaaaatgctgtttcacccccatttgttatgtgtgtgtttttgtgtgtaattTGGTGCAATTCCAAGTCACGTCTCAAGTCTTTGAGCCAGAGTCCAAGTCAAATATCAAGTCCTTGAGCTAGAGTCCAAGGAAAGTCTCAACTCTTTGAGCCAGAGTCCAtgtcaagtctcaagtctttGAGCCAGAGTCCAAGTCAAGTCTGAAGTCTTTGAGCCAGAGTCCATGTTAACCCTCAAGTCTTTGAGCGAGAGTCCATATCAAGTCATGATGTCTTTGAGCCAGAGTCcatggctgaatccgaatacttagtacatactatttctgttcagcgTCTACTTCTTGACCGTACTAtacttgactgtgtagtactGTCTACAGCTACGCGTAGAACACCTCCGAACGCTTCAGAAATACCGCCAAATTTTTTGCCGCTTTCTACAACGTCTTTCTGGTTGtttcgggtcagccatctcttcttcgttcgttaccagactccggttgcattgtgggatagcgtagtgaactccgttgtttactgtggcggtagtacgcattcggaaacgttttccgtactacacaatgcgtactgagcattcggacgcgctatatttgtggcgtactacaaaatgcatactatatagcagtcaaTATAACATCGGATTCAGCCCATGTTAACTCTCAAGTCTTGGAGCAAGATtccaagtcaagtctcaagtcattaAGCCGGACTCCAAGCCCAGAGTCCAGAGTCAAAGGGCATCCGTGGCCTATTGGTTAAGGAGTTGATACGCAAttgagaagcgccaaacgcaagtagctttgtgggcggttctatggcgaggTTGCTATTATACCTGCAGATAAATGACTCTTACGCCCGATGCAAATCTAAAAAAGGttgccctgaagtagcctaattacccctAGGTGTGTTTTGGtcataacgtgcaataaaccaataagagtgccatctcccatcccctttaagaaccatgagcgcatttgaacctgATGAGTTGATATTTTTaaagcgcgtttgcagtctccgatgagacagatgcatgaccacatgaaattcaaacttcaaatggctcagtttatttgCCAAATGAtttggcctaattcacacatggaatagggTTTTCTTCTATAGCTTTAGAAATACTGAGTCGTCATggaaatttcggcaaagaaaactttacacacacatgatatgcggtcctgtggccgcaactgtgggtctattaatgatatgcggcaatacattaacaaacattgtttctttccagtattgtatacattatcgttatcgacttgtgttcctaatatgcatatgtccccccgttaatatacattgccatgaactgtattatgcgttacgtgtttcaGTTTGCtggtgtttaaacagatggacgcacacacgcgcgcacgcattcattcattattttacacatacacacatgcgcgctcactttgattaattatttttaacattCATTCGCGGTAAAACAATATTTTCTCACGATCGAATCCTCaacaatcctaaaagttatgggcttgtacacgatgtcagtgtcaagaaaatatgtgtttgcagatgcattgatttaaatgcAACGTAATACCGCTGAATCAGCTGTTCTTTCAGAAATAATTCACCAGTTTGCATGAAATTATGAGGTCCTGTGTAATAGATTCAGTAATGGCCTTCTGTCTGGGATGGCACTGGCTGAATACTTGCAGACCTGCCATTATTTTTGCTTTGTTGAATTCAGTAAACCTGTAGATGAACAACATAGACAATATATTAGGTTGATTATCATAGTACTGAGATCAGGATGATATAGCTACTTGTTATGTTTAGCAAAACCTATCTGGACGTACAGGGTTAGAGAATAACTGGTTCTAAGCTGATATTGCAGGCTATATCAATCAGTGAGGGTGGCTACAAAATGTATCTAGACAACACAGGTTAACACAGGTAACCATGTGTAACACGGATTACACAGGGTAACATAAACATATTGTTAATGTAACCCAGTTGAAATTTGGGTTCTGGTTAttcaaaagaataaaaaatattatataagagtttattatttttcataatgTTTTTTCGATGTTTGTCTAATGTTGCACACTTTGTAAATGTTGTTGTATCCTTTGCTCAATTTAACTGTAATATGGCCATCCAGCCAGGAGGGGGTGCGATGAGTTTTTTTGCGGGAGAGACGGGCTGGAAAAGGGTTTGTTGGGGAGAGCACATGTTTTACTGTATTGTTGAATGACATATCCGCAACATAAGATTGAAGAAAAAGttcaacacaaacttgaaaactTGAAAGCTCCACCGGACCGGTTCACATACGACCCGGTCAGTTAATTGACAGAAGTAGCTGAACAGTGGCCTGCTAACTAACGCAGCTAGCGACGCTACTGCCACGGGGTTTCCGAGAAACCGCCGCACGAGATAGCGGGTGTGACCACGCGGGTTGGCTGTCCTGGCTCGGGCGAAAGGAATAACGCGGCAAGCAGTGAGGAGCGCCTGTGTCCTTTCCACGGACTTCCTTAGGACTTTCACAGACTTCCACGGACTTTCCCTGTAGCCTACTCTCACGGACTTCCACGGACCTTCAAGGAAGCCCATCGCGTTTCAACTGGACGTGTGAGTAGCCAACGAGTTCTCTTGGCTCGGAGAAGCGAAGAGGACTATTCTTCAACAGGCCTGCAACGGGCCTTGTAAAGGattgtttgattttgtttattttatgtgcCGGCTTAGTTAGTAATGTTAATTACTTGTAGCCTGTATGGTAGTAGGATGTGCGATATATATATTGTTCTCAAATAAGTAAACGTTTTAACTACTTATTGTTGGTTGGCTTACTAAATACGTGTAGTGTGGATAATGTGTGTTTAGTGGTTAATATTTAATAAGGGTGCTGGAGTAATATGGTTAGCATAATATAggaaatcaaaaataataatttaagatTGATTGAAGAACCTACCCAGCTAACACACGACCATACGGCAACGTTGCCTATACGTCGCCATTTGGTCATGGCAACATTACCTCCTGGCAACGTTGTGGCAACATCGCCATGACGTTGCCTACAGGAAGTTGccataaagtaaacaaataacaTTGCCGCGACGTAGTGGCTTGGTAATTTTGCTAACGTTGCCACTTGGTAGCGTGAGTGACGTTGCCACAACGTAGTGGTGTGGTCATTTGCTAACGTTGCCACTTggtaggggagagccgggtcgattgaaacacttttcagttaaacgtctttttcaaagatgacgttacgtatacaaataattttaacatgtgatcaacaactcacaggtgtgttctcttagttacaagtgaaatttaatacatatgttggaCGATCGAGCTGctttttaactttgaacgtaagttgacatttgtttcaaacgccccgcctagtagggacgtttgaaacacacatgcgggacgattgaaacagcatattttaaaaagaatCTATTGCccttactcttgtttttatgcaacataCTAGACAACATACTAGTTTACTCGTCATTGCTAAAATCTCACATAATTCCGCATCATATAAATaggtcaaaatatatttttggcccgtgcgtaattatcaagatgcacatttcgattaaaactcacctttcttcttttggACGACTACATTTGCATTAAATTTACTTATTTCCCTGTCCTAAGTCATGTTTAAGGATACCCAGTtgaacatccttttatttattttaaacaaaaacgaCCAGGTCAACAGGATATCACGAGACCTGTTACAGCGGAAATTTATCCAAGCGCCGCACAGGGTTAATTTCTTTTCGACACGCACAGCCTGGCGCACAGAAGCATCCGGAGTCTCTGTGGACAGGTAAGTGGCTAAACTTATTTTATCTGATAAATATTGTGTAATAGTCTGCACATTGACATGAACATTATGTTGAAATCATATAACAAGCAGAACTTTGATTAAGATTGCACTCTAGCTGATTGATGGTAATGGCTGGAGAAAAAGATAAATCGGCATGCCATGTGTCATGACCAAGAGCAAGGGTGTAGAAGGCTAGCCTATAGCTTATACCCAGCAGTTTTTAAGTGTGCATGTCCACTAAATTCAATTATTATTGTCATAATTTAATGTAGCCGTTGTTATTTTGGATGCGTTACAATCATGGAtgaaaagtaggcctacccagCGAAATATTTAATAGCCCAGCTCCCACTCATAGCCTAACCCAGGCCtaatagttagttagttaatcAGTCTAGAATGTTAACTGAATtgtgctgtaggcctacatttacagTATTTCCACTGCAAACTAGTGCAGACACATGGACAGTATAGTAGGCTGAATATTTTTATTCTTTGTCACACAGGTGACACAGGTGGTGTGCACTCCCGTCGGTGCAAGCCTCATGCGACCACTTATAACAAAAGACACACTGGACCCACTCTTCCCCAGGCATCGAGGCGCTGAAGAGCTCGGAGCACACGAGGCAGCTGACGTCCTCGCTGGATAGGCCTAAATAAATTGGAGAAGTAATCAATGTAAGTAAGCAATGGTGGTGAACTCTGCTGCCTCCGGAACAGGACAAACTAGGCCTAAGGTGGGGCTGACTCCATCAGCGGGCCAGGTGATGGTGGGAGGAGCAGCTGAGGTGGCAACTCCAGCAACTCCGGCATCAGGAGCGGGCGAGAACAGCCTCTTCTTGGGAGCccgagaggagggaggctgcttGGCGGGACGACGCTGCTTCCCAGTTCCCTGCTTTTCCGCCTCTAAAGCAGCCCTCACCGGGGTGTCCGTAAGTATAGCAGTTGTCCTGAAAACGTTAAATTGGACGTTTTAATGATAATTGAATTACTTTAAATGTGGTAGGTCTACATGACTGTAGACAAAGGAAGTCCAGACAAGATATGAGATGCAAGAGTAACTCCACttgcctctttctccctcttctctttgtGATCTTTCTAGGTCCGGCCTTAGGGTAAGGCCGGACGATGTCCGGGCTGAACTCAACGGCCTCTCCCTCAGGCCGGACAGCTTCGTCAGGCCCGGCAGCTCGATCAGGTACATCCATGCCTGCCAAaggacacatttaaaaaaatacacacttttaaataaatgtttataaacTCACCCTCCTGATCCTGGTTAAATACCCTGATGTGAGAGTTGTGGCCTGGTGGTCTAGCAGCTTCTCTGCCGTCCACTACCCTATGGACTTTTTTTATGAACTTGGACTTATGGGACtatttacttatctattatgaACTCTGTTTAATCCTCTGTTGCTTCTGATGAAGTGTTCCTACCTGAAGTGGCACCTGGAGAAGCGCTGACCTCGTCACCCGAAGCCTGGGGAGGAGGACGGTCTGTGGAATAGGCTCCGGCGAAGTCCTTTTCCTCAAACGCAGAGGGGTTAAAAGGCCAGATCCCTGGACTTGAGAACCCGGAGGTAATGTTGTTCACTGTCGCAGCCTTTGGTAAGGCTTCAGCAACGATGGAGGGCACATCATAAATGGAGATGTTGATCCCTGGGTGGCTCCTCATCCACCTGTCCGCCGCACTGTTTACGTACCCCTTTAGGGGGCCGAAGACACTAATGTCCATTGGCTGCAACCTGTGGGTGCAGTGGGGAGGGAATGACAGCAGCACTATGCCATTAGCTCTGCAGTAATCAATTGCTGCAATTGACAGGTGGGACGGGTGATTgtccagcaggaggagcagcttcGACTCCTTGGACACACGGGTGTGCCTGGTGAAGTGGGCCAGGTACAGGAGGAAGTCTGGCTCCTTCATCCAGCCAGTTGGGTTGCCGCTGCCAGCACAGCCAACGGGTCCACCCCTCAGGAAGTGGTCTTTGAACCGCTTACGGGGGAAGATGAAGAATGGCGGAACAAGGTCGTCCTGCGCATTGCCTGCCAAGGCAACTGTGACCAGGGTCCCCCTCTCCGCTGAGGTCACTGACCCGACCTGCTTCTGCCCCATCTGGGCGACGACACGGTCTGGCACCTGGACAGTGGTGACCCCTGTAAATAGTTGTGAGTAtagttgtgtatatatatatagttgtgtgtatatagttgtgttttttgttaataaaGTTCATATTAAATACCGCTTTCATCAATGTTCCAAATGTCCTTGGCCTGGAACTGGTGCCGTTCCAGCACCGTCTTTAAATTTTGGTGGAACAAGTTTACATTTGTTTGGTTGAAGCTGGACAATCGCTGTTGGCTAGTGGCCTCTGGACGCCGAAGGGAGAGGCTGCCACTGCGCTCCATGAAGGAGGTGAACCAGTCCTTCCCCGCCATGCTCTTCCTCGACCAGGATGCAGGGAATGGGCAGCTGAAGTGGACTGCCAGCTCAAAGGCAAATTTTCTGACCTGAAGGGGTCATAAAAAGttgatgtttatgtttatgttatttgttcatatttattaaatcatatttattaattaaagcaTGTGCATAGCATACTTGTGTGCCTGTCCTACAACTTATGTAGCCCTTTTCACAACACTGACCTCATTAGGGGTGAGCCCAAAATAAATGGCTGCTGCCCTCTTCAGGTAGTCCCTGACCTTTCCCTCCTGCGCTGCGTTAAAAACCCTATTGTGTGGGTTATAGCCAGGGGACCTAGCCGCTTCACTGCCCTCTTCTGCCCTCCGCTTGAGGTAGCGTGACAACGTCACATGGTTAATGTTGTTGGCCAACGCTGCCTGCCTCACTGAGCTCCCAGAATTGACCTCGCTGCAGGCCCTGGAATACACCCATGCAGGAACCTGCCCACGGGAGGTGGTTCTCCTTCTCACGCGCGGCATTTTTCACTCGGTAATaatctgttgatgcatgtgatAAACACGTTTTGTTCATTCAAAATATGTTATTAATTCAAAGCAATAATTATTCATTGCAAAACATTGATTAATTCTGTGATTTATACAGGTAATGATCGTGCAATGTTCGCGTAATTACGCATGGTATGtgcgggacgtttgaaacaggtgtttcaatcgtcccgccagcgactactgacacttaaaccttttttacctctaaacttcaaaactgtgacattgcacactttatcacaggtttaaatactaattcatctgttgtatagtgatattattatggcatgaaacaaaaaaatacaactatttattacaaaaaaactaccgCAGGAAGGATTTTACTTACAGCTCTCGAAAACAGGTTCGCGGGATAACATCTGAACGGCGTGACGTCATTACATGAAATTTcccggggttggtcagtcttgcttgctgaacgtagtgacgaattttgacgtgaaagccttgcgtggttttcgagtaaatcgctgtgtttcaatcgtcccgtgtttcaatcgacccggctctccgcTACTGTTAATAACGTTGCCGCGACGTAGTGGTGTGGTCATTTGCTAACGTTGCCACTTGGTAGCGTGAGTGACGTTGCCACAACGTAGTGGTGTGGTCATTTAATAACGTTGCCACTTGGTACTGTTAATAACGTTGCCGCGACGTAGTGGTGTGGTAATTTGCTAACGTTGCCGCTTGGTACTGTTAATAACGTTGCCGTGACGTAGTGGTGTGGTCATTTGCTAACGTTGCCGCTTGGTACTGTTAATAACGTTGCCGCGAGGTAATGGTGTGGTCATTTGCTAACGTTGCCACTTGGTAACGCAAGTAATGTCACGGCTACGTAGTGGTGTGGTCATTTACTTACCGTGATGTCAAACTTCAGAATTACACTGGCTGTTTGTGTCCAACACAAATATTAGGTTAAATCAGAAAATGTCACcacttttattgtttatttactaCTTAGTGATGACTCAATTCCCACAACAAATATTTGTGCTCAACTATGTTGACCATCCAGAACTACATAACAATTCTCATTTCCACAAACTCTGTCATTGTGTTGAAAAATAGAAATGAAATATATTCAGATACTGAATTGATGAATCATTTATTTCAAATGCATATACAGGGACCAAATCACGACAATTCTTTCTATTAACAAAACATTTGAAGTAAAATTCATGCGTTTCACGGATTCAAGTGAACAAACCACATTAAAGGTTTACATTGGTCAACCAGGACAGAGCATAAAGGCCGTGGAGAGGCTGAGGTGGAGAGTATAGCTAAACAGTGACTGCTAATCAGAATCCAATCCAAACTAATATTAATGCTGTCTATTGCAATTTTAAGAAAATAACAGCAGTGCCTGACCCACAGGATAAGACTGACCTGACAATCAACCTGAGTTTAATCTTAGTATTTGGTAACCAAGGCTGAAATAAGGTCATCAATGCAATTTGAaattgtgtgagtgagagtggggTTGGGCAATGATATAATCACGGGTGTTTTGTTGAGGCTGCAAACTCGAGGTTCTGATGTCGAGTGGCCCAGATAACCACCCCACGATCACGAGTGCTGTGTTGCTTTGATACATTAATTAAACCGCCGACTAATAAACCTTAAAACACCAGATCATCCTATTATTATACGAATTGCCCCCCAGTTTTCGATCAAGCTGAAGTTGTCCTTAAGCTGCAGAGAGGCTGGCTCAACGGTCGCTGCCGAGTCAGGGTTGTGAAGATGTCCTGTTGATTCCGGATGTCTCTTAAATGGTGGATCCCAGCGTCTTCAGTTCGGTCCCTggtaaaagaaaaaaggtaCTAATTTAATACTTTCTgttcaaacacacccacacacacacacacacacacacacacacacacacacacacacacacacacacacacacacacacacacgaggagcaGTTGAATAACATATCAAGCGAAATGAAAAAGTGTGTGAGGACAGCTATACAAGAACAATTGTGTCTAGTTTACTAAGTTTGACCAAATCGGTCTTGATTTTATGCCTGTAGCTCACAGCTGCACAAGATGTGAGAAGGGACCAAGTAATCTCCATGCTGCCCTCTGCAATACTTGGCAAAGAAGAGACCAAACATTGTTAATGCAAGCTTTCCTTTTCGATGTCTATGCTTACCTAAATCTTATTTtgctttaaaa
Encoded here:
- the LOC115549151 gene encoding uncharacterized protein LOC115549151 → MGQKQVGSVTSAERGTLVTVALAGNAQDDLVPPFFIFPRKRFKDHFLRGGPVGCAGSGNPTGWMKEPDFLLYLAHFTRHTRVSKESKLLLLLDNHPSHLSIAAIDYCRANGIVLLSFPPHCTHRLQPMDISVFGPLKGYVNSAADRWMRSHPGINISIYDVPSIVAEALPKAATVNNITSGFSSPGIWPFNPSAFEEKDFAGAYSTDRPPPQASGDEVSASPGATSGMDVPDRAAGPDEAVRPEGEAVEFSPDIVRPYPKAGPRKITKRRGRKRTTAILTDTPVRAALEAEKQGTGKQRRPAKQPPSSRAPKKRLFSPAPDAGVAGVATSAAPPTITWPADGVSPTLGLVCPVPEAAEFTTIAYLH